CTGCCCCGATTGGATGTGGTCAACCTTCTCCGCATCCAGTTTGAACGACAGCGTCACGGCTTATTCCCCTCCATTGGCGAATATGCAGCCCTCTACGGCATGAATGGCAAACGGATGAAACTCTGCAAGGAAGACGCACTCATCCTTGCCCCCGGCCCGATCAACCGCGGCATCGAAATGACTCCCGAAGTAGCCGATGGGCCTAACTCCGCCATTCTCGACCAGGTCACCAACGGCGTAGCAGTCCGCATGGCTGTCCTCTATCTACTCTGTGGCGGGCAGATGAGTGAAGTGGAATAGGAATACTGTCTGGTTCTCCCCCTTACCAAGGGGGAGTTAGAGGGGGTTGAGGTTACCGAAATCTTTACTCCACCCAGCCTCCCCGTGGAAAGGGGAGGAGAATTCCAATTGGTATCACCCCATGACACGTTACTTCAATCGAGAAGGAGAGAAAGAAAAACGACGTGTTCTACGGAGTACGATGCCGCCTGCAGAAGTCATTCTTTGGCAGCGAATTCGGGGGCAACAACTCGGATACAAGTTTCGGCGACAATTCAGTGTGGGTTCCTATGTCATTGACTTTTATTGTGCACATGAAAAACTTGCCATCGAGCTGGATGGCGAGAGCCATTTCATCGAGGGAGCTTCGGAACGTGACAAGAATAGACAAGAATTCATTGAGAATTTTGGCATCCGCTTTCTTAGATTCACCAATGTCGATATTTATGACAACATTGATAGCGTATTGCAGATAATCTTGAAAACATTAACTTCTGGCTCTCCCTCTTACCAAGGGGGAGCTAGAGGGGGTTAAGGTCTCGGAAATCTCTACCCCACCCAGCCTCCCCTTGGAAAGGGGAGGAGTAAGACCCACTAAGGACTTTAAATAAATGCACGTCACCACGACTCTC
This window of the Planctomycetia bacterium genome carries:
- a CDS encoding endonuclease domain-containing protein, translating into MTRYFNREGEKEKRRVLRSTMPPAEVILWQRIRGQQLGYKFRRQFSVGSYVIDFYCAHEKLAIELDGESHFIEGASERDKNRQEFIENFGIRFLRFTNVDIYDNIDSVLQIILKTLTSGSPSYQGGARGG